CCACAGCCGGCTCGCCAGCAGCAGGCCGAACGAACCCGTCTTGCCCGTCTCAAACGGCGCGCGGATTTCCTGCGTGTGGCCGGTCTGCGCCGCAAATGGGTCACGCCGGGCGTGATGCTGCAGGTTGCTGGCGCCCTGCCGGGCGAAACCGGGCCGGACCAGGGCGGCACGACGATCCAGATCGGCTTCACGGCCAGCCGCAAGGTCGGCAATTCCGTGGTGCGCAACCGGGCCAGACGCCGCCTGAAAGCCGTTGTGGACGAGGTCATGCCGCTGCACGCCAAACCCGGGCTCGACTATGTGCTGATCGCCCGCCGCGACACGCCGACGCGTCCCTATGCCCTGCTGGTCGAGGATCTGAAGCTGGCTCTGCGCAAGACCGGCGCGCTGCGAAGCGAAAGGGAGGCATCATGAGCCCGCTCGCCCATCTGCTGCGCCTGCCGATCCATTTCTATCGTTACGTCATCTCGCCGCTGCTCGGCGTGAACTGCCGCTTCGCGCCCAGCTGTTCGGAGTACGCGCTGGAAGCGCTGGCGACGCATGGCGCGCTGAAAGGCGGCTATCTTGCCGCACGGCGCATTCTGCGCTGCCATCCCTGGGGCGGATCGGGCTATGATCCCGTGCCCTCCACCGGGGCGACCGGACAGGACGGCACCGCCGCGCCTGCCTGCACACATTCCTCCCACAAGCACGCCCATGGCGGGCATGAAACGGTTACGGGCTGATTTGCGATGACCGATCAGAAGAATCTTATCCTCGCCATTGGCGTCTCGCTGCTGATCCTGCTGGGCTTCCAGTATTTCTTCGAATTCCCGAAGATGCAGGAAAGCCAGCAGCCGCAGACGACCGAGCAGATCGCCCAGCAGGCGCGCGAGCTGGATTCCTCGCGCCCCAGCCCGGCGGCGCCCGGCGCCGATGTGACGGCGGGGACCGTGACCGCGGCCAACCAGCCGCAAACCCGTGAAGAAGTGATCGGCGCCAGCCCGCGCGTGCGGATCGATTCGCCGAGGCTGCGCGGTAGCCTGTCGCTGACCGGCGCGCGGCTCGACGACATCACGCTGAAGGATTACCGCGTCAATCCGGACAAGAGCAGCCAGAACATCACGCTGCTGACGCCGCGCGGCCTGTCCAACCCCTATTACGCCGAACTCGGCTGGGTTGCCGGCGGCGGCAGCACCGGCATCGTCGTGCCCGGCCCGGACACGGTCTGGCAGACTGACCGCGAACTGCTGGCCCCCGGCCAGCCGGTGACGCTGTCCTGGGACAATGGCCAGGGACTGCGCTTCGAGAAGAAGATCGCGCTGGACAGCGACTATATGTTCACGGTCACCCAGAGCGTGGTGAACGAGAGCGGCCAGCCGGTGAACCTGCACAGCTATGCGCTGGCCTCGCGCGGCGGCACGCCCAAGACCTCCGGCTTCTTCATCCTGCATGAGGGGCTGCTCGGCGTGTTCGACGGCACGCTGAAGGAAATCGATTACGACGATATCCAGGAAGACAAGCAGGTCGAGACGCCCTCGACCGGCGGCTGGATCGGCATCACCGACAAATACTGGCTGGTGGCCCTGATCCCCGGCCAGCAGGAGCAGGTGAAGGGGCGCTTCCTGCATACCACGCGCAACAATGACGACCGCTATCAGGTCGATTATCTGGATGCCGGCCGCGAGGTCGCCCCCGGCGCCACGCTGGAAACCGTCAACCGCCTGTTTGTCGGCGCGAAGGAAGTGCGGACCCTCGACCGTTACGAGGAACAGTACGGCATCACCAATTTCGACCTCGCCATCGATTTCGGCTGGTTCTACTTCCTGACCAAGCCAATCTTCTACGCCATCGACTGGCTGTATCATTTCCTGGGCAATTTCGGCCTCGCCATCCTGGCGCTGACCGTCGGCATCAAGCTGCTGTTCTTCCCGCTCGCCAATAAGTCCTACAAGGCGATGAGCAAGCTGAAGGAGCTGCAGCCCAAGATGATGGAGCTGCGCGAGCGGATCGGCGACGACCGCCAGCGCCTCAATCAGGAGATGATGACGCTCTACAAGAAGGAGAAGGTGAATCCGGCCGCCGGCTGCCTGCCGATCCTGGTCCAGATTCCGGTGTTCTTCGCGCTCTACAAGGTGCTGTTCGTCACCATCGAGATGCGCCACGCCCCCTTCTTCGGCTGGATCAAGGATCTCTCGGCACCCGATCCGACGACGATCTTCAACCTGTTCGGCCTGATCCCCTGGGACCCGCCGCAGATGCTGATGATCGGCGTCTGGCCGCTGATCATGGGCGTCAGCATGTTCCTGCAGCAGAAGCTGAACCCGCAGCCGGCCGACCCGATCCAGGCCAAGGTGTTCATGTTCCTGCCGATCGTCTTCACCGTCATGCTGGCCAGCTTCCCGGCCGGTCTGGTGATCTACTGGGCGTGGAACAACACGCTCTCCATGGCGCAGCAATATGTCATCATGCGCCGCATGGGCGTGAAGATCGGTGGCGGCAGGGACAAGACAGTCACCCCGCCGGCCGTCGCCAAGCCGAAGACCGAGTCTGACTCTGGCAACTCCTCCGGCAAGTCCGCTGGTAAGCCCGCCGGCAAGACCAAGCCCGCCAAGAAGAAGTCCTGACGGCCGGATGGAAAGCACCGCACAGAGCGAAGCCGAGAAAGCCGCCGCCATCGAGACCGGACGGCTGCTGTTCGCGCAGGAATGCGGCTTCGTGGCGGCAACGACAACGCTTGACCGGCTGCCGCCCGACAGCCTGCCGGAGATTGCCTTCGCCGGCCGCTCCAATGTCGGCAAGTCCAGCCTGATCAATGCGCTGACCGGCCGCAAGACGCTGGCCCGCACCTCCAACACACCGGGCCGCACGCAGCAGATCAATTTCTTCGATCTCGGCCGCCGGATGCTGCTGGTCGATCTGCCGGGCCACGGCTTCGCCAAGGTTTCCAAGACGCAGGTGCGCGACTGGACCCGGCTGGTGAAGGATTATCTGCGCGGCCGGGTCTCGCTGCGACGGGTGTGCCTGCTGGTCGATGCAAGGCACGGGCTGAAGGATAATGACCGCGAGGTGATGGCGCTGCTGGACCAGGCCGCCGTGGTCTATCAGGTGGTGCTGACCAAGACCGACAAGACCAAGCCGGCCGAGCTGGAAGCGACGCTGGCAAAGCTGACCGCCGAGCTGGCGAAACACACTGCCGCCTATCCCGTGCTGTTCCCGACCAGCGCCAATACCGGGGATGGCATTCCCGAATTGCGGGCCGAACTGGCCACGCTCGCCTTGCAGGTGTAACGCGCGCCTGCTAGCCATTGACGAAACAGCAAGACCGCCAATGAGGGACCGCCGCGCCATGACCAGCAAGACTCCGTCCGCCCCCAGCATCAGCCCGCGCGACTGGCTCTCCACCGCCAAGGTATTGTCGGAAGCACTGCCCTATATGCGCCGCTATGCCGGCCGCACCGTGGTCGTGAAATATGGCGGCCATGCCATGGGCGACGCGCGGCTGGCCGCCCTGTTCGCCGCCGACATGGTGCTGCTGAAGCAGGTCGGCATTCACCCGGTGGTGGTGCATGGCGGCGGCCCGCAGATCGGCGAGATGCTGAAGAAGCTGCAGATCCAGAGCGAGTTCATCGACGGGCTGCGCGTCACCGACAAGGCCACCGTCGAGGTGGTCGAGATGGTGCTGGCCGGCTCGATCAACAAGCAGATCGTCAGCGCCATCCAGGCCGCCGGCGGCCAGGCCGTGGGGCTGTGCGGCAAGGACGGCAACCTGATCGAGGCGCGCAAGCTGGAACACCGGCAGAAGACCGATTCCAACATCGAGAAGGTGCTGGATCTGGGCTTCGTCGGCGAGCCGATGAAGGTGAACACCGAGGTGCTGCGCGTCTTCAACGACACCAAGTTCATCCCGGTCATCGCCCCGGTCGGCATCGGCGAGGACGGCCAGACCTACAACATCAACGCCGACACCGCCGCCGGCGCCATCGCCGGTGCGCTGAACGCCAGCCGCCTGCTGATGCTGACCGACGTGGTCGGCGTGCTGGACAAGGACAAGAGGCTGTTCGACGAGCTGACGCTGGCCGATGTGGACCGGCTGATCCGCGACGGCACCATCCAGGGCGGCATGATCCCCAAGGTGGAGACCTGCGTGCAGGCGGTGGAAGGCGGGGTGGACGCCGCCGTCATCCTGGACGGGCGCGGCGAGCATGCGGTGCTGCTGGAAATGTTCACCGAGCACGGCGCCGGTACGCTGATCCGCAGGGGATAAGCCGCACAGGCCGCCGGTTTTGGGCAGCCGGTTTGGGGCCGCTGGTTTCTTTCCTGAAAAGGAGACTGGCAACGACCCGAAGCGAAACTCGTTACGGCTGCTTCCTTCCGGACCTGACCGGGTTGGCGAGGACTCCGTCCGCGCCAGCCTCCCGGCCCCTATATCGCGCATGAGCCCGCCGGATGCAAGGGCGGCGGCATGCGCATACTGACGAGGGAGGCGCCATGACTGCCCCGCTGCTGCTGGCGATGGCGGAAGTCGAACTCCGGGCCGCCGACCGGGCGCGGATCGATGCCTTCCGCGCCGCCCACGATCCCCAGCATCCTCTCGTCCCGGCGCATGTCACTTTTGTCTTCCCGCATCTCCCCATCGACGAGGCGGCGGAACGCGCGCATATCGCGGCCATTGCCGGCCGCACGCCGGCCATCGATTTCGTGCTGCGCGACGCCGCCGCCGTACTGGACCCGCTGCATCCCGGCACTACCCATCTCTATCTGCTGCCAGCGGAGGGGGAGCCGACAATGCGCACGCTGCATGCCGCCCTGTATGGCGGCCCGCTGGCGGCGGCGCTGCGCCGCGATCTTCCTTTCCAGCCGCATCTCACGATCGGCGCCTTCTCCGGCATCGATGCGGCACGGCAGGCGGCGGAGAGCTGGAATACAGACGGGCTTGCCATTGCCGGAAGAATCGGCGCGCTGTCAGTCTGCCGGTTCGCTGGCAAGACGCTGGAACGGCTGGAGCGCTGCCCGCTGAGAGCTTCGCCTGCCGCGTAAGGGTTGCTGGCACCCCGGTCCGATTGCGCTATGCTCGTTTGCACAAGAATGATCTGCCCCTAGAGCACCCCGGGAAACATCCATGCCGCGAATGAACTATTACGCCTATGGCGGGCTGGACCGCGCCGCCGCCCTGCGCCAGCGCGAGGAATGGCTGGAACACACCCTGATGGAGCCGGAGACCCGGCTGGTGCCGATCTGGCGCAACCGCAATCTGGTGGCCGAGGGCGACGAGCCGAAGCCGGTGCTGCTGGAGCCAGAAGCCGCGCGCGCGCTGATGGATGGCAAGCGCCATACGGCGCTGCTGGGCGTACGCGACGGCGTGACCTATATCGCGCTCGATGTCTCCGACCTGGATGAGGAGGAGGCGCAGCGCCGCATCGCCTTGGCCGGGCCGCGCGCCAATTTCGTCGATCTGCGCGCGGTAGGTCCGCTGATGGTGCGCGAGGAGGGCTCGCTGCTGGCCTATGCCCGCGGCCTGATGTACTGGCATCTGCGCCACCGCTTCTGCGGGCTGTGCGGCCACCCGACCCTGGCGAAGAAGGCCGGGCATGTGCTGAAATGCAGCAATCCGGACTGCGCCACCGAGCATTTCCCGCGCACCGACCCCGCCGTCATCATGCTGGTCGAGCATGAGGGCAAGGCGTTGCTCGGCCGCTCCCCGCGCTTCGCCGAGGGCATGTATTCGACGCTGGCCGGCTTCGTCGAGCCGGGCGAGAGCCTGGAGGAGGCGGTCGCCCGCGAGGTCGAGGAAGAGGCCGGCGTGAAAATCTCCAACGTGCGCTATCACTCCTCCCAGCCCTGGCCATTCCCCTCCTCGATCATGCTGGGCTTCTACGCCACGGCGGAGACCACGGACATCACCATCGACAGGGAGGAGCTGGCCGATGCGCGCTGGTTCTCGCGCGCCGAGATGCGGGATTTCGACGGGGTGAACCAGCGCCTGCCGCGCGCGGATTCCATCGCCCGCCGGCTGATCGAGGACTGGCTGGCCGAAGACGCGTGAGGCGTTAGCGCGGCGGAGTCAGATTTTTTGGTAGCCCAACCACTTCTGAGACCGTCACCCCCGCACTTGTTGCGGGGGTCCATGCCTCCGCTAACTAGGTCATCGGCCGAGTAAGCTGAACCCTGGATTCCCGGCACAAGGCCGGGAATGACTAACTATGTATTCTGTATCAGCGCCCGTTCTGCTTGGCGATCTGGCGATAGGGGTTCGCCGGGTAGGTGCCAAGGATCTTCACCGCGCCCTTGGGGCAGAAGAATTTCAGCTCCTCCAGCGCGTGCTGCATCGACTGGCTTTCCGGGTGCCCCTCGGCATCGACATAGAATTGCGCCGCCTCGAAGGAGCCGCCGACCATGTAGCTTTCCAGCTTGGTCAGGTTCACGCCGTTGGTGGCGAAGCCGCCCAGCGCCTTGTACAGCGCCGCCGGCACGCTGCGCACGGCGAACACGATGGTGGTCACGACCGGCTGGTCGTCCATTGGCGGCACGATGCCCTGGCGCGCCATGATCAGGAAGCGCGTGGTGTTGTGCGCGGCATCCTCGACATTGGCGCGCAGCACCTTCAGCCCGTAGATATCGGCGGCCAGCGGCGAGGCCAGGGCGGCGACCTCGGGATCGTGCAGCTCCGCGATCTCGGCGGCGGCGCCAGCGGTATCGGGATGGACGACGGGCTTCAGCTTCAGCTCGCGGATCAGCTTGCGGCACTGCGCCAGCGCCATGGCGTGGCTGCGCACCTGCCGCAGCCCCTCGATGGTGGCGTCCTTCGCGGCCAGCAGCGTCAGCTCTACACGCTGGAAATGCTCGCCGATGATGTGCAGGCCGGATTCCGGCAGCAGATGATGAATATCGGCGACCCGGCCGGCGACGGAATTCTCCACCGGCACCATGGCGAGATCAGCCGTGCCGCTGGACACCGCCTCCAGCATGTCCTCGAAGCTGGCGCAGGGCATCACCTCCATGTCCGGACGGGCGGCGCGGCAGGCCATGTGCGAGAAGGCGCCGGGCAGGCCCTGGAAGGCGATGATGTTGGTCGATTGCGTCATGACAGGCCCTGATTTAGCGGGCGGATGCAAGGAGTTGCCGGGCCCGGTCGAGGTCGGCGGGAGTATCGACGCCGAGCGGAACCGTGTCAACGCGCGCCACCTCGATGCGCATGCCGGCCTCCAGCGCGCGCAGCTGCTCCAGCTTCTCGCGAAGCTCCAGCTGGCTGGGCGGCAAGGCCACGAAGCGCGCCAGCGCCTCCCGGCGATAAGCATAGAGGCCGATATGGTGGAACAGCTCGCCCTCGCCCCAGGGGGCCGTGGCGCGGGTGAAATAGAGCGCGCGGCCGGTCTCGCCTGTGGCATTCCATGACACCACCGGCTTCACCACCTGGCTGGCGGTGCGCTCCTCGGCGATGGTAATGGGCGCCGCCAGCGTGCCGATATCGACCGCCGGATCGGCCAGCAGATCGAAGGCCCGCCTGACAATGGCCGGGTCCAGCGTCGGCAGGTCGCCCTGCACATTCACCACCGCATCGAACGCGGCTTCCGGGTCGATCCGCACCAGCGCCTGCCAGATGCGGTCGGAGCCTGACGGCAGGTCGGGGTCGGTCAGCACCGCCTGCCCGCCCGCCGCCTCGACCGCCTCTGCGATCTCCGGCTCGGCGGCGGCGACCCAGACCGGGCCGATGCCGGCCTCCACCGCGCGGCGCCAGACCTGCACGATCATCGGCTGCCCGGCGATCTCGGCCAGCGGCTTGCCGGGTAGCCGGGTCGAGGCCATGCGGGCCGGAATGATCACCACCGGGCGCGAAACCTGGGAGGAAACGGGAGCATGAGGCATGATTTGGAACAGCTTTCTGCAACGATCGACCGACAATGCGCGACAGAATGCCGCAGCGAAATCGCCGGCGCGAGGACGGTTTTGCGTCGCGTCGGCGGCGAAAGACGATATATCGGTGCCTCAAGGGACAGCACAGCGCCGGATTTCCCCAAGATTCACCGGCGCCGAGGCTTTCCTTTGGACACGCGCGCCGGGAATCACTAATCTCCCGCGCTCTGGAAAAGCAATACGGGACGTGACGAGGTCTCCCCATGTCAACACTTGAACTGAACAAGGCCGCTGCCGGTATCCTCATCGGCGCCCTGCTGTTCATGGTGACCGGTTTCCTGGGGCATATGCTGGTGGCGCCGAAGCCACTGCAGGAAAATGCCTACAAGGTCGAGGTTGCCGAGGAAGCCACCGCCACGGCCGCCGCTCCGCAGGAATTCCAGTGGCCGGAGCCGATCGCGCCGATGCTGGCCTCTGCCGACGCTTCGGCCGGCGAGGCGCTGGTGAAGCGCTGCACCGCCTGCCACACCTTCGAGAAGGGCGGCCCGAACCGTGTCGGCCCGAACCTCTATGACATCGTGAATGCCGACAAGGCGCATCTCGGCGACTTCGCCTATTCCGACGCGATGGCCTCGGCCGAGGGCGAGTGGAATTACGAGAGCCTCAGCCGCTTCATCTTCAACCCGAAGGAATATGTGCCGGGCACGAAGATGAACTTCGCCGGGCTGAAGAAGGATTCGGACCGCGCCAACCTGATCGCCTATCTGCGGTCGCTGTCCGACAATCCGGCGCCGCTGCCGTAAGACTCCTACCGTCGAGAAACCCGCGCCCGTGACCGCTTCCTGTCCTGATTCCTTCGTCCGCTTCGCCGGCCAGCTGGCCGACGCGGCGGGCGATGTCGCCCAGCGCTATTTCCGCAGCGGCGTGCAGGCCGAGGACAAGGCCGACGAAAGCCCGGTCACCATCGCCGACCGCACCGCCGAGACGGCGATGCGCGCCCTGATCGAGAAGGAATTTCCCGAGCACGGCATCATCGGCGAGGAACATGGCAGCGTGCGCCGCGACGCCGAATGGGTATGGGTTCTGGACCCGATCGACGGCACCAAGGCCTTCCTCACCGGCAAGCCACTGTTCGGCACGCTGATCGGGCTGCTGCACCGGGGAGAACCCGTGCTGGGCGTCATCAACCAGCCGATCATCAATGACCGCTGGGTGGGCGGTGCCGGCCATCCGACCACGCTGAACGGCATACCGGCGCGCACCCGGACCGCCGAGCACGGGCTGGCCGGCGCGATGCTGCAGACCACCTCGCCCGACATGTTCAAGGACGGCAAGTACGCCGCCTTCGAGCGCGTCGGCAATGCCTGCAAATTCATCCATTGGGGCGGCGATTGCTACGGCTTCGGCCTGCTGGCCAGCGGCTTCATCGACATCGCCATCGAATCCTCGCTGCAGCTCTATGACTGGGTGGCGCTCGCCCCGATCATCGAGAATGCCGGCGGCAGCCTGACCGACTGGCAGGGCAACAAGCTGGAAATCCGCGACGGCAGCTTCGACGTAGTGGCCTGCGGCGACCGCCGCCTGCTGCCCACGATCCTCGATCTGCTGAACCGCTGAACCGGCGCTTCCGACTGCGCCTGGCGGTTTTTTTACGCGAAGTTAGTACGCCTCCCTCCTTTATCGCGCGCGATCTGCCATTATATCGCCGTTAAAGCCGGTTACCCGGATACCAGTCCGGCCCGTCCTTCGGAGAGGAGTCCCACAAGCCCATGCGACCGACGCTCGCCCGCTTCCTTCTCCTGCTGCTGCCCGTTCTGCCGCTGGCGCTGCCCGCCCTGACGTTACCTGCCGCCGCGCAGGAGGTGACGACAAGCCACGCGATCATCCTGCATGGCGAACCCAAATATCCGGCGGATTTCCGGCATTTCGACTATGCGAACCCGGACGCCCCGAAGGGCGGCGAGGTCATCCTGGCCGCCATCGGCACCTTCGACAGCCTGAACCCCTTCATCCTGCGCGGCGTTTCCGCCGCCGGCCTCAGCCTCGCCTTCGATACGCTGCTGACCGGCAGCTATGACGAGGCCTTCACCGAATACGGGCTGCTGGCCGAGAGCATCGAAGTGCCGGCCGACCGCAAATGGGTTGCCTTCACGCTGCGCCCCGAGGCCCGCTTCCATGACGGCAAGCCGGTCACGGCGGCGGATGTGGTCTGGACCTTCGACACGCTGAAAGCCAAGGGCGCCCCGTTCTACCGCGCCTATTACGCCGATGTGCAGAAGGCCGAGGCGCTGGGACCGCACAAGGTGAAATTCAGCTTCGGCGACACGGTAAACATGGAACTGCCGCTGATCATCGGGCAGATGCCGGTGCTGCCGATGCATTATTTCACCGACCCGGAAAACCCGAGGGAATTCGAGCGCACGACGCTGGAGCCGATCCCCGGCAGCGGCCCCTACAAGGTGGCCAGCTTCGAGCCCGGCCGCGCCATCACCTACGAGCGGGTGGCGGACTACTGGGGCAAGGATCTGGGGGTCAACAAGGGCCGCCATAATTACGACAGCATCCGCTTCGACTACTACCGCGACGCCACCGTCGCCATCGAGGCCTTCAAGGCCGGCGCCTATGATTTCCGCCAGGAGAACAGCGCCAAGGAATGGGCGACCGCCTATGATTTCCCTGCCCAGCGCCAGGGGCTGGTGGTGCAGCGGGAAATCCCCCATGAGCTGCCGACCGGCATGCAGGGCTTCGCGATGAACACCCGCCGGGCGATCTTCAGCGACCCCCGCGTGCGCCAGGCGATGAATTATGCCTTTGATTTCGAATGGTCGAACAAGGCGCTGTTCCACGGCGCCTACAGCCGCACCGAGAGTTATTTCTCCAATTCCGAGCTGGCCTCGCGCGGCCTGCCGGAGGGCGAGGAGCTGAAAATCCTGGAAGGCTTCCGCGGCCAAATTCCCGACCAGGTATTCACCACCGAATACAAGGCGCCGGTCACCGACGGCTCGGGCAACAACCGCGCCAATCTGAGGAAGGCGCTGGGCCTGCTGCAGGAGGCCGGCTGGCAGGTCAAGGACGGCAAGCTGGTGAACGCGGCCGGTCAGCCCTTCGCCTTCGAGATATTGCTGAGCAGCCCGGCCTTCGAGCGCATCGCCCTGCCCTATGCCAAGAATCTGGAACGGCTGGGCATCGAGGCCAGCGTGCGCACGGTGGACACCGCGCAGTACCAGAACCGCACCGACAATTTCGACTTCGACATGACCGTGGAAGGCTGGGGCCAGTCGCTGTCACCGGGCAACGAGCAACGCGATTTCTGGGGCTCCAGCCGGCGCGACGAACCGGGCAGCCGCAACACCGCGGGCATTGCCGACCCGGTGATCGACCAGCTGATCGACCTGGTAATCCAGGCGCCCGACCGCGAGAGCCTGATCGCCCGCACCCGTGCGCTGGACCGGGTGCTGCTGTGGGGCCATTACGTGGTGCCGCACTGGCATATCCGGGCCTTCCGCACGGTCTATTGGGATAAGTTCGCGCAGCCTGAGATCGCACCGAAATACGCGCTGGGCTTCCTCGATCTGTGGTGGATCGACCCGGCAAAGGCGGAGGTGGTGAACGCCTCCCGCCGCCGCAGCAGCAACTAGCCGGCCCGGTAACGCCCGTGCTGGCCTATATCGTCCGACGCCTGCTGCTGATGATCCCGACGCTGTTCGGGATCATGGTGCTGAATTTCGTCATCGTGCAGGCCGCCCCCGGCGGCCCGGTCGAACGCATGATCGCGGAAATCCGGGGTACCGCCGTCGATGCCACGGCGCGCATCACCGGTGGCGGCGGCGAGCAGACGCAAGCGACCGACAGCCAGTCCAGACGGGACAGCGGCGGCGAAAGCGCCAGCCAGTATCGCGGCGCGCGCGGCCTGCCACCGGAACTGATCCAGGATCTGGAGCGCCAGTTCGGCTTCGACAAGCCGCCGCT
This window of the Oceanibaculum nanhaiense genome carries:
- a CDS encoding extracellular solute-binding protein; protein product: MRPTLARFLLLLLPVLPLALPALTLPAAAQEVTTSHAIILHGEPKYPADFRHFDYANPDAPKGGEVILAAIGTFDSLNPFILRGVSAAGLSLAFDTLLTGSYDEAFTEYGLLAESIEVPADRKWVAFTLRPEARFHDGKPVTAADVVWTFDTLKAKGAPFYRAYYADVQKAEALGPHKVKFSFGDTVNMELPLIIGQMPVLPMHYFTDPENPREFERTTLEPIPGSGPYKVASFEPGRAITYERVADYWGKDLGVNKGRHNYDSIRFDYYRDATVAIEAFKAGAYDFRQENSAKEWATAYDFPAQRQGLVVQREIPHELPTGMQGFAMNTRRAIFSDPRVRQAMNYAFDFEWSNKALFHGAYSRTESYFSNSELASRGLPEGEELKILEGFRGQIPDQVFTTEYKAPVTDGSGNNRANLRKALGLLQEAGWQVKDGKLVNAAGQPFAFEILLSSPAFERIALPYAKNLERLGIEASVRTVDTAQYQNRTDNFDFDMTVEGWGQSLSPGNEQRDFWGSSRRDEPGSRNTAGIADPVIDQLIDLVIQAPDRESLIARTRALDRVLLWGHYVVPHWHIRAFRTVYWDKFAQPEIAPKYALGFLDLWWIDPAKAEVVNASRRRSSN